One window of the Cryptomeria japonica chromosome 7, Sugi_1.0, whole genome shotgun sequence genome contains the following:
- the LOC131048558 gene encoding uncharacterized protein LOC131048558: MSCNSINGEFPDIWDWISALPAASDWQKDVKSLNLCNGSQVSLLFSAIKKPGSQGREEQVIFSLLADFQFSIPLWTSDPCKLHPKEKAMYGLFLNFIEGILLYGPQKQVPRIESHIDQATVMGSKHSKGMFNCAFLAMALCVCYYEAPGDIRSCCVEAIERELEKEVKNRDNWKAVLEAVGSKIEEQVMRSIALLITNRIFLPSKDPDSLAWDRSLTKRIPSPYSYSASTNGLWKIRVYTPVLAMKVVDKHSSSKDEGLAVALSYLHVEAVLQLSYVLKFTPDWIEVRVKVDNIRCNVVPLVSEEVMEECALSEEKHFPSRVSIELAPENETKLLAVSLNMSSANPSYEMSSERSVETGFEPPSSFAVLKIAGKEGSTVSMKAWKMEQSVQRSQGIFDWALYDTLTAKQVASSRPSKMEWVQPKAWFRDRYSSALSPFTREGGVVFAGDEYSEDIIWKVKTDMEGKIMRWEVGGSICVTYWPNKYRTFFCETRCLRFSESLDLPLLRSSK, translated from the exons ATGTCGTGCAATTCAATTAATGGGGAATTTCCAGACATATGGGACTGGATTTCTGCACTACCGGCGGCCTCAGATTGGCAGAAGGATGTCAAGTCTCTCAATCTCTGCAACGGCTCACAGGTTTCCTTACTCTTTTCTGCCATTAAAAAGCCTGGTTCTCAAGGCAGGGAGGAGCAAGTTATTTTTTCACTGCTTGCAGATTTCCAATTTTCAATCCCATTATGGACATCAGACCCATGTAAACTCCATCCAAAAGAGAAGGCCATGTATGGTCTTTTCCTAAATTTTATAGAGGGCATCTTGCTCTACGGTCCACAAAAGCAGGTGCCCCGAATTGAAAGCCATATAGACCAGGCGACGGTCATGGGTTCGAAGCACTCGAAGGGCATGTTTAACTGCGCATTTCTGGCAATGGCGCTGTGCGTTTGCTATTACGAGGCGCCAGGGGATATCAGGTCATGCTGTGTGGAAGCTATAGAGCGGGAACTAGAGAAAGAGGTTAAAAATAGGGATAATTGGAAGGCGGTGCTTGAGGCAGTTGGAAGCAAAATTGAAGAGCAGGTGATGAGATCCATAGCCCTGCTCATAACCAACAGGATTTTCTTACCCAGCAAAGATCCGGACAGTTTGGCCTGGGATAGAAGCTTAACTAAGCGAATTCCCTCGCCCTATTCTTATAGTGCCTCCACTAATGGCCTCTGGAAGATTAGGGTTTATACACCTGTTTTAGCTATGAAAGTTGTGGATAAACATTCCAGTTCTAAGGACGAAGGACTTGCTGTCGCTTTAAGTTACCTGCACGTTGAGGCGGTTCTGCAGCTCAGCTATGTGTTAAAGTTCACTCCTGACTGGATCGAG GTTCGTGTGAAGGTGGACAATATAAGATGCAATGTTGTTCCTCTGGTATCAGAAGAGGTAATGGAGGAATGCGCGCTTTCAGAGGAGAAGCATTTTCCTTCCAGAGTCTCAATCGAGTTGGCCCCTGAGAACGAGACGAAGCTTCTGGCGGTGTCATTGAATATGTCTTCTGCCAACCCTTCTTACGAGATGAGCAGCGAAAGGAGCGTGGAGACAGGGTTCGAACCCCCAAGCAGCTTCGCTGTTCTGAAAATTGCAGGCAAGGAAGGATCAACAGTGAGCATGAAAGCTTGGAAGATGGAGCAATCTGTGCAGCGGAGCCAGGGCATTTTCGATTGGGCTCTCTATGATACTCTCACCGCTAAACAAGTCGCCTCCTCCAGGCCCTCCAAGATGGAGTGGGTGCAGCCCAAGGCCTGGTTTAGGGACAGATATTCTTCTGCCCTCAGTCCTTTCACCAGAGAAGGTGGGGTTGTGTTTGCTGGGGATGAGTATTCTGAGGATATAATTTGGAAGGTGAAAACAGACATGGAAGGGAAGATAATGAGGTGGGAAGTGGGAGGAAGCATCTGTGTTACTTATTGGCCCAACAAGTACAGAACTTTCTTCTGTGAAACCAGGTGCCTGCGCTTCTCTGAGTCTCTTGACCTGCCTCTCCTACGCAGCAGCAAGTAA